The following coding sequences are from one Dreissena polymorpha isolate Duluth1 chromosome 8, UMN_Dpol_1.0, whole genome shotgun sequence window:
- the LOC127841661 gene encoding uncharacterized protein LOC127841661 isoform X3, translated as MVKNVVYFPCVTFVYQWSIHYSIVLRFETQQVHYRGMLTVNGGCPKLQVPHNTSTGIVCCQPVLVCPRGSQIKFCTSNAGDDTCEKCPQGWHGNFITSSLDANPEQCFQYSKKHETCALDDNAWIEVSKAKHGMPCRCDESRCYHGSPSEYGCIYKECGSDAQLDPYTGECEPCGPLRFKNDICGSCLVNETAWRLSAEKQYSPGNDKIQSHTSAVKGQTDSNDVAVTTHEPPKSEPYPVDGEAVRPLQATCALAEDNDQYRKVIIIALVLCATGNLLVIILYIRRNFKKKHVLSTEHFYINTEYKDDLPIKSRCTCKVKNTTISCLLSASCVCNNQTASCV; from the exons AGGAATGTTGACTGTGAATGGAGGATGTCCGAAGTTGCAAGTGCCACACAATACTTCAACGGGCATTGTTTGTTGTCAGCCTGTCCTAGTTTGTCCTCGTG GTTCACAGATTAAGTTCTGCACATCAAACGCAGGAGACGATACATGTGAGAAATGTCCTCAAGGATGGCATGGAAATTTCATAACCTCGTCCTTGGATGCGAACCCTGAACAGTGCTTTCAGTATTCCAAGAAGCACGAGACGTGTGCTCTAG ATGATAATGCCTGGATAGAGGTCTCGAAGGCCAAGCATGGAATGCCGTGCAGATGTGACGAGTCAAGATGTTACCACGGGTCTCCCTCTGAGTACGGATGTATTTATAAGGAATGTGGTAGTGATGCACAGCTCGATCCATACACTGGAG AATGCGAGCCATGTGGACCATTGAGATTTAAAAACGATATATGCGGATCTTGCTTAGTGAATGAAACCGCATGGAG ATTGTCTGCTGAAAAGCAATATAGCCCTGGAAACGACAAGATCCAATCACATACGTCAGcag TTAAAGGACAGACCGATTCAAACGACGTTGCAGTTACAACACATGAGCCCCCGAAATCAGAACCATATCCCGTTGATGGTGAGGCTGTAAGACCTTTACAAGCGACATGTGCTCTTGCAGAAGATAATGATCAATATAGAAAAGT AATAATCATCGCTTTGGTACTTTGTGCAACAGGGAATTTATTGGTTATAATCTTGTATATCAGAAGAAATTTCAAGAAGAAACACGTTCTATCTACAGAACATTTCTACATAAATACGGAATATAAAGACg ATTTGCCCATTAAGTCACGATGCACATGCAAGGTCAAGAACACCACTATCAGTTGTCTTTTGAGCGCCAGTTGTGTATGTAACAACCAAACAGCGTCTTGTGTCTAA
- the LOC127841661 gene encoding uncharacterized protein LOC127841661 isoform X5 encodes MLTVNGGCPKLQVPHNTSTGIVCCQPVLVCPRGSQIKFCTSNAGDDTCEKCPQGWHGNFITSSLDANPEQCFQYSKKHETCALDDNAWIEVSKAKHGMPCRCDESRCYHGSPSEYGCIYKECGSDAQLDPYTGECEPCGPLRFKNDICGSCLVNETAWRLSAEKQYSPGNDKIQSHTSAVKGQTDSNDVAVTTHEPPKSEPYPVDGEAVRPLQATCALAEDNDQYRKVIIIALVLCATGNLLVIILYIRRNFKKKHVLSTEHFYINTEYKDDLPIKSRCTCKVKNTTISCLLSASCVCNNQTASCV; translated from the exons ATGTTGACTGTGAATGGAGGATGTCCGAAGTTGCAAGTGCCACACAATACTTCAACGGGCATTGTTTGTTGTCAGCCTGTCCTAGTTTGTCCTCGTG GTTCACAGATTAAGTTCTGCACATCAAACGCAGGAGACGATACATGTGAGAAATGTCCTCAAGGATGGCATGGAAATTTCATAACCTCGTCCTTGGATGCGAACCCTGAACAGTGCTTTCAGTATTCCAAGAAGCACGAGACGTGTGCTCTAG ATGATAATGCCTGGATAGAGGTCTCGAAGGCCAAGCATGGAATGCCGTGCAGATGTGACGAGTCAAGATGTTACCACGGGTCTCCCTCTGAGTACGGATGTATTTATAAGGAATGTGGTAGTGATGCACAGCTCGATCCATACACTGGAG AATGCGAGCCATGTGGACCATTGAGATTTAAAAACGATATATGCGGATCTTGCTTAGTGAATGAAACCGCATGGAG ATTGTCTGCTGAAAAGCAATATAGCCCTGGAAACGACAAGATCCAATCACATACGTCAGcag TTAAAGGACAGACCGATTCAAACGACGTTGCAGTTACAACACATGAGCCCCCGAAATCAGAACCATATCCCGTTGATGGTGAGGCTGTAAGACCTTTACAAGCGACATGTGCTCTTGCAGAAGATAATGATCAATATAGAAAAGT AATAATCATCGCTTTGGTACTTTGTGCAACAGGGAATTTATTGGTTATAATCTTGTATATCAGAAGAAATTTCAAGAAGAAACACGTTCTATCTACAGAACATTTCTACATAAATACGGAATATAAAGACg ATTTGCCCATTAAGTCACGATGCACATGCAAGGTCAAGAACACCACTATCAGTTGTCTTTTGAGCGCCAGTTGTGTATGTAACAACCAAACAGCGTCTTGTGTCTAA